One Paludisphaera rhizosphaerae genomic window carries:
- a CDS encoding DUF1549 and DUF1553 domain-containing protein, with translation MIAICVLAAHVGCGRSTTPVSPPSSPKVVQSQPIAVEPPVAPRPILAIDPIEITIAADDPGVQLLAIEKSPNGQPTDVPPGLSWRIEPPGVAAVDASGYVRPVAAGKAEVVATIDGREARARLVVSPRENRPWDFAQDVAPILTKAGCNTGGCHGRADGQNGFHLSLFGYDPEGDHIALTRDAGRRRVSLIQPDASLMLLKATGEADHGGGPRLSVGSQDYQTLLEWIRAGAPQSSGTPRSPVVKLAVEPPSAMMDRPAVRQLRVVAEHADGRRRDVTRQAIYKTLDDSTAVVDARGRAELLHRGEADLVVRYGSLVQTTRLASPVNPDLAFDFGKLPRENPIDAELFKRLEALKVPPSPPASDAAFLRRITLDLTGGPPSPEEVRRFIADSDAAKRSKLVDQLLERPEFVQFWRIKFGDLLQISAARQGNGAYRYQEWLDAKLIENAPWDDVVRTLLTALGDPTDREKGGPVNYAADALEPTVAAEQTAQRFLGLRMRCAQCHDHPFDVWTQDDYFGMAAFFARVQRTGQGMMGGMMMASRPNIGLNPQGVVNHLRTGKPAQPRLIDGKPVTIAEGADPRATLAAWITAPDNPYFARATANWVWAQFFGKGIVDPPDDMSRANPPVHPELLDALAARFIARKYDLRDLIRTIATSQAYGLSSATVAGNESDSRWFSHQTPRPLSAHQMADALAQATDVPNRFPGASPTRRAIRVTDPGVASPILDTFGRCPRTTVCASVQTPPLSLKQSLLLIGGDVVESKVGNLNGYLSSALKLELEPEELVENLYFRTLCRPPTAEESSRWSVELKQASSLREAAEDLLWALLNSREFAFNH, from the coding sequence ATGATAGCGATCTGCGTGCTCGCCGCCCACGTCGGTTGCGGACGATCGACGACGCCGGTTTCGCCGCCGTCGTCACCGAAGGTCGTGCAGTCGCAACCCATCGCCGTCGAGCCGCCCGTCGCCCCGAGGCCGATTCTCGCGATCGACCCGATCGAGATTACGATAGCGGCCGACGACCCAGGCGTGCAACTGCTGGCGATTGAGAAGTCGCCCAATGGTCAGCCGACCGACGTTCCGCCGGGCCTTTCCTGGCGGATTGAGCCGCCGGGGGTGGCGGCCGTCGACGCTTCGGGATACGTCCGTCCTGTCGCCGCCGGCAAGGCCGAGGTCGTCGCAACCATCGACGGCCGGGAGGCCCGCGCCAGGCTCGTCGTGTCGCCCCGAGAAAACAGGCCCTGGGATTTCGCCCAGGACGTCGCGCCGATTTTGACGAAAGCCGGCTGTAATACGGGCGGATGCCACGGCCGGGCCGACGGCCAGAACGGGTTCCATCTCTCGCTCTTCGGCTACGACCCGGAAGGGGACCACATCGCCCTGACCCGGGATGCCGGCCGGCGACGGGTTTCGCTGATCCAGCCCGACGCGAGCCTCATGCTCCTCAAGGCGACGGGCGAGGCCGACCACGGCGGCGGGCCTCGGCTTTCGGTTGGGTCGCAGGATTACCAGACTCTCCTCGAATGGATCCGCGCCGGGGCCCCGCAGTCCTCGGGGACGCCGCGGTCGCCGGTCGTCAAGCTTGCCGTCGAACCGCCCTCCGCCATGATGGACAGGCCAGCCGTGCGGCAGCTTCGGGTCGTCGCGGAGCACGCCGACGGCCGCCGCCGCGACGTCACGCGCCAGGCGATTTACAAGACGCTGGACGACTCCACGGCCGTCGTCGACGCTCGCGGCCGTGCGGAACTCCTCCACCGAGGCGAGGCGGATCTCGTCGTCCGCTATGGATCGCTGGTCCAGACGACGCGGCTCGCCTCGCCCGTGAATCCGGACCTGGCGTTTGATTTCGGCAAGCTCCCACGCGAGAACCCGATCGACGCCGAATTGTTCAAGCGGCTCGAAGCACTGAAGGTCCCTCCCAGTCCTCCCGCGTCGGATGCGGCCTTTCTCCGGCGGATCACGCTCGACCTCACCGGCGGGCCACCCTCGCCGGAAGAAGTGAGAAGGTTCATCGCCGACTCCGACGCCGCCAAGCGATCGAAGCTCGTCGATCAACTGCTGGAGAGGCCCGAGTTCGTCCAGTTCTGGCGGATCAAGTTCGGCGACCTGCTCCAGATCAGCGCGGCGAGGCAGGGGAACGGCGCCTACCGATACCAGGAGTGGCTCGACGCCAAGCTCATTGAGAACGCCCCCTGGGACGACGTCGTCCGCACGCTCCTGACGGCGCTCGGCGACCCGACCGATCGCGAGAAGGGCGGCCCCGTGAATTATGCCGCCGACGCCCTGGAACCGACCGTGGCCGCCGAGCAGACGGCCCAGCGCTTCCTGGGCCTCCGGATGCGCTGCGCCCAGTGCCACGACCATCCCTTCGATGTCTGGACGCAGGACGATTACTTCGGCATGGCTGCGTTCTTCGCCCGGGTCCAGCGGACCGGGCAGGGGATGATGGGCGGCATGATGATGGCGAGTCGGCCGAACATCGGGCTGAATCCTCAAGGAGTCGTCAATCACCTTCGGACAGGCAAGCCGGCCCAACCGCGTCTCATTGACGGCAAGCCGGTCACGATCGCCGAAGGCGCGGATCCTCGCGCCACGCTCGCCGCCTGGATCACCGCCCCCGATAATCCTTACTTCGCCAGGGCCACGGCTAACTGGGTCTGGGCGCAGTTCTTCGGCAAGGGGATCGTCGACCCGCCCGACGACATGAGCCGGGCTAACCCGCCGGTTCATCCCGAGTTGCTCGACGCCCTCGCCGCTCGATTCATCGCCAGAAAGTATGACCTGCGCGACCTGATCCGGACCATCGCGACCTCGCAAGCCTACGGGCTTTCTTCAGCCACCGTCGCGGGGAACGAGAGCGATTCGCGATGGTTCTCACACCAGACGCCCCGACCGCTCTCGGCCCACCAGATGGCTGATGCACTGGCCCAGGCGACGGACGTTCCCAACCGATTCCCCGGCGCATCGCCGACCCGGCGGGCCATCCGCGTGACCGACCCCGGCGTCGCCAGCCCGATCCTCGACACCTTCGGCCGATGCCCGCGAACGACGGTCTGCGCCTCGGTCCAGACGCCTCCGCTCAGCCTCAAACAATCGCTCCTGCTGATCGGCGGGGACGTGGTCGAGAGCAAGGTCGGCAACCTCAACGGCTACCTGTCGTCGGCCCTCAAGCTGGAGCTGGAGCCTGAGGAACTGGTCGAGAACCTGTACTTCCGGACGCTCTGTCGGCCGCCGACGGCGGAGGAATCCTCGCGCTGGTCGGTCGAGTTGAAGCAGGCGTCATCGCTTCGCGAGGCGGCGGAGGATCTCCTCTGGGCGCTCCTCAACTCGCGTGAGTTCGCGTTCAACCATTGA
- a CDS encoding DUF1501 domain-containing protein yields the protein MASKSRPIDCSGPSRRAILKAGSLGFLGLGLGDGLWLRALAAPGTAGAAKAKNCILVWLAGGASHIDTFDPKPDAQADVRGEFKPIDTAVPGVQVSEVLPNLAKILDRVTLIRSMTSPEADHDRASHHMLTGYRPSPAQVYPSYGSVVSKWREASRGLLPPYVAVPDPPSSSMSGYLTPAYDPFAVSGDPNQEGFRVSNLAPPDQLTLERLLRRRAMVKSLDEFAHDVPPTPLTRSRDQFADQAYALMTSNAAQAAFRLTDESPEVREKYGRNTFGQSCLLARRLVEAGVSFVTVNDRGAGPLGWDTHAQNFPTIKNNLAPALDQGIAALIVDLGERGLLDDTLVVMMGEFGRTPKINANAGRDHHGRANSVLVAGAGIPKGLVLGKTDAKGDSPVEKPVTPADLAHVLYTKLGINPDHKYQAPDGRPIRLVEGATPPRELI from the coding sequence ATGGCTTCCAAATCGCGACCCATCGACTGCTCAGGACCCTCGCGACGAGCGATCCTGAAGGCCGGCTCGCTGGGATTTCTCGGCCTCGGCCTGGGTGACGGGCTCTGGTTGCGGGCTCTCGCCGCACCGGGGACGGCAGGGGCGGCGAAGGCGAAGAACTGCATTCTCGTCTGGCTGGCAGGCGGGGCCTCGCACATCGACACCTTCGATCCCAAGCCCGATGCACAGGCCGACGTTCGCGGCGAGTTCAAGCCCATCGATACGGCCGTTCCGGGCGTCCAGGTCAGCGAAGTTCTCCCAAACCTGGCCAAGATCCTCGATCGTGTGACGCTGATCCGCAGCATGACCTCGCCCGAGGCCGACCACGACCGGGCCTCGCACCATATGTTGACGGGCTATCGACCTTCGCCCGCCCAGGTCTACCCGAGCTACGGCAGCGTCGTTTCCAAGTGGCGTGAGGCGAGTCGGGGGTTGCTGCCCCCCTACGTGGCGGTTCCCGATCCGCCATCCTCGTCGATGAGCGGTTATTTGACGCCCGCCTACGATCCGTTCGCCGTCTCGGGCGACCCGAATCAGGAGGGGTTCCGAGTCAGCAACCTTGCACCCCCCGATCAACTGACGTTGGAGCGTCTCCTCCGCCGCCGGGCGATGGTCAAGAGTCTGGACGAGTTCGCCCACGACGTTCCTCCGACGCCGCTGACGCGCAGCCGCGACCAGTTCGCGGATCAGGCTTACGCCTTGATGACCTCGAACGCCGCTCAGGCCGCGTTCCGCCTGACGGACGAATCGCCGGAGGTCCGTGAGAAGTACGGTCGCAACACGTTCGGCCAGTCGTGTCTGCTGGCCCGGCGGCTCGTTGAGGCCGGCGTGTCGTTCGTCACCGTCAACGACCGCGGCGCGGGGCCCTTGGGCTGGGATACGCACGCCCAGAATTTTCCGACGATCAAGAACAACCTGGCCCCGGCTCTCGACCAGGGAATTGCCGCGCTGATCGTCGATCTGGGAGAGCGTGGGCTGCTGGATGATACGCTCGTCGTCATGATGGGCGAGTTCGGCCGCACGCCAAAGATCAACGCCAACGCCGGTCGAGACCACCACGGTCGGGCGAACAGCGTTCTCGTCGCGGGCGCAGGGATTCCTAAAGGACTGGTCCTCGGCAAGACCGATGCGAAGGGTGATTCCCCCGTCGAGAAGCCGGTGACTCCGGCCGACCTGGCTCACGTCCTTTACACGAAGCTCGGGATCAACCCTGATCACAAATACCAGGCCCCCGACGGCCGGCCGATCCGACTCGTCGAGGGCGCGACGCCTCCTCGTGAACTCATTTGA
- a CDS encoding YjhG/YagF family D-xylonate dehydratase has protein sequence MSIDAAEEIRDWKDQVDSPDIDWNAVATKAEGPAGSLPLTDEMLRIWPSGDLFGLSQNAGMGWPAAETARDPFLILSTQGGLRAEDGSPIALGYHTGHWEIGLLVREAAQELKRLGTVPFAAMVSDPCDGRSQGTTGMMDSLPYRNDAAVVFRRLIRSLPLRKGVLGVATCDKGLPAMMLALAGTPNLPSVLVPGGVTLPPRSGEDAGKIQTIGARYAHGEIDLETAADYGCRACASPGGGCQFLGTAATAQVVGEALGLSLPHSALSPSGQPVWLDLARRSARALVGLARHGWSSRHILTDSAVRNAMIVHAAVGGSTNLLLHIPAIAHAAGLHRPDVVDWHEINLKVPRLVSVLPNGPVPHPTVRLFLAGGVPEVMLHLRELGLLNESARTASGTTLGRLLDWWESSERRHRSRERLYKEDGVDPDEVVMSPSRARERGLTSTVTFPRGNLAPHGSVIKSTAIDASVVDSDGVYRKLGPARVFTREHDAIAAIKGQATIPIRAGDVIVLMGRGPLGAGMEEIYQVTSALKHLPFGKEVAVITDARFSGVSTGACIGHVSPEALAGGPLGKVRDGDLIRIVVDRRNLEGAVDMVGTDGEEVGPEQGARMLSLRDPHPMLSPDPDLPDDVRLWAALQEASGGVWGGCVYDVESVIRRLAAGKDRSSRAEPADDAGREV, from the coding sequence ATGTCGATCGACGCCGCTGAAGAAATCCGGGATTGGAAAGATCAGGTCGATTCACCGGATATCGACTGGAACGCCGTTGCGACGAAGGCCGAGGGGCCTGCCGGTTCGCTTCCGCTCACCGATGAGATGCTGCGGATCTGGCCGTCGGGCGACCTCTTCGGGCTCTCGCAAAACGCCGGGATGGGCTGGCCTGCGGCCGAGACGGCCCGCGACCCGTTCCTCATCCTGAGTACTCAGGGGGGCCTTCGCGCGGAGGACGGTTCGCCGATCGCCCTGGGATACCACACTGGGCACTGGGAGATCGGCCTTCTCGTCCGGGAAGCCGCCCAGGAGTTGAAGCGGCTCGGCACGGTCCCATTCGCCGCGATGGTCTCCGACCCCTGCGACGGTCGTTCGCAGGGAACGACGGGCATGATGGACAGCCTGCCGTACCGCAACGACGCGGCGGTGGTCTTCCGTCGGCTCATCCGCTCGCTGCCGCTTCGAAAAGGAGTGCTGGGCGTCGCCACCTGCGATAAGGGGTTGCCGGCGATGATGCTCGCGCTGGCTGGGACGCCCAACCTGCCCTCGGTCCTGGTTCCCGGAGGCGTGACTCTTCCTCCTCGATCCGGTGAGGACGCCGGCAAGATCCAGACCATCGGGGCGAGGTACGCCCACGGCGAGATCGATCTCGAGACCGCCGCCGACTACGGCTGCCGAGCCTGCGCCAGCCCGGGAGGCGGCTGTCAGTTCCTCGGCACGGCGGCGACGGCCCAGGTGGTCGGCGAGGCTCTCGGGCTGTCGCTGCCGCATTCGGCGCTCTCGCCGTCGGGTCAGCCGGTCTGGCTGGATCTTGCGAGACGGTCGGCGCGGGCCCTCGTCGGCCTGGCCCGCCACGGCTGGAGTTCGCGCCATATCCTGACCGATTCGGCCGTCCGAAACGCCATGATCGTCCACGCGGCGGTCGGTGGTTCGACCAATCTCCTGTTGCATATCCCGGCCATCGCCCATGCGGCCGGGCTGCATCGCCCGGATGTCGTCGACTGGCACGAGATCAACCTCAAGGTTCCCCGCCTCGTCAGCGTCCTGCCCAACGGTCCAGTGCCCCACCCAACCGTCCGGCTCTTCCTCGCGGGTGGAGTGCCGGAGGTCATGCTCCACCTCCGCGAGCTGGGCCTCCTGAACGAATCGGCTCGAACGGCGTCGGGGACGACTCTGGGCAGGCTCCTCGATTGGTGGGAATCCAGCGAGCGGCGCCATCGCTCGCGCGAGCGGCTTTATAAGGAAGACGGCGTCGACCCCGACGAGGTCGTCATGAGCCCTTCTCGGGCCCGAGAGCGGGGACTGACGAGCACCGTGACGTTCCCTCGGGGGAATCTCGCCCCCCATGGGTCGGTCATTAAAAGCACGGCCATCGACGCCTCCGTGGTCGACTCTGACGGTGTTTATCGCAAGCTCGGTCCGGCGCGGGTCTTCACACGGGAGCACGACGCGATCGCCGCCATTAAGGGGCAGGCGACGATCCCCATCCGCGCGGGCGACGTCATCGTTCTGATGGGTCGTGGCCCGTTGGGGGCGGGGATGGAGGAAATCTACCAGGTGACCTCTGCCCTGAAGCACCTCCCGTTCGGCAAAGAGGTGGCCGTCATCACCGACGCCCGGTTCTCGGGGGTCTCCACGGGGGCCTGCATCGGCCACGTCAGCCCGGAGGCGCTGGCTGGCGGCCCCCTGGGGAAGGTCCGAGACGGCGATCTGATCCGGATCGTCGTCGACCGCAGGAACCTCGAAGGGGCGGTCGACATGGTTGGGACCGATGGGGAGGAGGTTGGGCCGGAGCAGGGGGCGCGGATGCTCTCGTTAAGAGATCCTCATCCGATGCTCTCTCCCGATCCCGACCTGCCGGACGACGTTCGACTTTGGGCGGCGCTCCAGGAGGCGTCCGGAGGCGTTTGGGGCGGCTGTGTTTACGACGTGGAGTCGGTGATCCGACGGCTCGCAGCCGGGAAGGACCGAAGTTCGAGGGCCGAACCTGCCGATGATGCGGGTCGAGAGGTGTGA
- a CDS encoding serine/threonine-protein kinase: MSPPVRVVCRGCLRSVELASDVTAPQSGSCPFCSQPLDSRLAMDGPTHEPDDLMAASDDGGPVTRRSSSTWVATWSRGSLGMLGRFQLRERLGDGGFGEVYLAYDPRLDRDVALKVLRQSNPSDRVMERFFREARAAARLDHPNIVSVYDSGFDRGRCWVAYQKVSGKPLWWFFDHQPITPVEAARLLRDLAEAVDYAHKHGVVHRDIKPANILIDDRGRPRLIDFGLARRADLDSSLTSDGAVVGTPAYMSPEQAQGYSRQVDERSDVFSLGVVLFETLAGHRPESLSTVRTLANGQEGPETSPSAEDWAEVSPAVPAGLVAICKKATAERPDHRYPSARALADDLDAWLREQAREVAPPPAPRRMLSTIATTLVLVAASLLVGYFAAVQMQKQPKEAPKDAPLALAQLSGEPGDAGLVGDPSTDAESGESASKLERSSQADEGSQDLFVANRGSKLFHSATCPRSHRVSPANRVGFESSEDATAAGFEPCEYLQRSGVGSKSTPRL, encoded by the coding sequence ATGAGTCCTCCCGTCCGGGTCGTCTGTCGTGGATGCCTGCGGAGCGTCGAGCTCGCGTCGGACGTCACGGCGCCGCAGTCGGGATCATGTCCGTTCTGCAGCCAGCCGCTCGACAGCCGGCTGGCGATGGACGGGCCGACGCATGAGCCCGATGACCTGATGGCGGCGTCGGACGACGGTGGTCCGGTCACCCGCCGATCTTCTTCGACGTGGGTCGCGACGTGGTCTCGCGGGTCGCTCGGGATGCTGGGACGGTTCCAGCTTCGGGAGCGGCTGGGGGACGGCGGCTTCGGCGAGGTCTATCTCGCCTACGATCCTCGGCTTGACCGCGACGTCGCCCTCAAAGTGCTTCGTCAGTCCAACCCCAGCGATCGGGTGATGGAGCGGTTCTTCCGCGAAGCCCGTGCCGCGGCCCGGCTGGACCATCCCAACATCGTGTCGGTCTACGATTCGGGGTTCGATCGGGGACGTTGCTGGGTCGCGTATCAGAAGGTCAGCGGCAAGCCCCTCTGGTGGTTCTTCGATCACCAACCGATCACCCCCGTCGAGGCCGCTCGCCTGCTCCGTGATCTCGCCGAGGCGGTGGACTACGCTCACAAGCATGGGGTCGTCCACCGGGACATCAAGCCGGCGAACATCCTCATCGACGACCGCGGCCGTCCTCGACTGATCGACTTCGGACTGGCCCGCCGCGCCGACCTGGATTCCAGCCTGACCAGCGACGGCGCCGTCGTCGGGACTCCCGCTTATATGAGCCCCGAACAGGCCCAGGGGTACAGCCGGCAGGTCGACGAGCGGAGCGACGTCTTCAGTCTGGGCGTGGTGCTCTTCGAGACGCTCGCCGGGCATCGGCCGGAGTCTTTGTCGACGGTCCGCACTCTGGCCAACGGTCAGGAGGGGCCCGAAACTTCCCCATCCGCCGAGGACTGGGCCGAGGTCAGTCCGGCCGTCCCCGCCGGCCTGGTCGCGATCTGCAAGAAGGCCACGGCCGAGCGTCCTGACCATCGATACCCCAGCGCCCGCGCCCTGGCCGACGACCTTGACGCCTGGCTTCGCGAGCAGGCCCGAGAAGTCGCGCCCCCGCCGGCGCCACGGCGAATGCTGTCGACCATCGCGACCACGCTCGTTCTGGTCGCCGCCAGTCTGCTGGTTGGCTATTTCGCAGCCGTCCAGATGCAGAAGCAGCCGAAGGAGGCTCCGAAGGATGCCCCGCTCGCCCTCGCTCAACTCTCCGGAGAGCCGGGAGACGCCGGGTTGGTCGGCGATCCCTCAACAGACGCCGAGTCCGGGGAGTCGGCCTCGAAACTCGAGCGTTCCTCGCAGGCGGACGAGGGTTCGCAAGATCTGTTCGTCGCAAACCGTGGCAGCAAACTCTTTCACAGCGCGACCTGCCCCCGCTCGCATCGTGTGTCTCCCGCCAACCGGGTCGGTTTCGAGAGTTCCGAAGACGCGACCGCCGCGGGCTTCGAGCCCTGCGAATACCTTCAGCGGTCGGGGGTTGGAAGCAAGTCGACGCCCAGGCTCTGA
- the hemQ gene encoding hydrogen peroxide-dependent heme synthase, translating to MSQESAASTHPESTGGNPTGGRPARRPASHDIPASLVPTSGWHFLHLFYKVDREALHRLPDTARYSGRDALVEILGAKPTGVEQFQCFAVPGHKADFGVMLAGTDIKAIHGVQNALAASPLGPALIPSYSFYSITEVSEYVPDAEQYAAILRDREKLDPESSMFKAKVSSYAERLGLMNKHRMYPEFPDWPCFCFYPMSKMRQGEQNWYLLPFAERSELMSQHGRSGMAYAGKVSQVITASTGLDDWEWGVTLWAKNPLFLKDIVYTMRFDESSAKYALFGDFYFGYIVPPAELADVLKI from the coding sequence ATGAGCCAGGAGAGCGCCGCGAGCACCCATCCCGAGTCGACCGGGGGCAACCCCACAGGAGGCCGACCGGCGCGACGGCCAGCGTCGCACGACATCCCAGCGTCGCTCGTCCCCACGAGCGGCTGGCACTTCCTTCACCTCTTCTACAAGGTCGACCGCGAGGCCCTTCACAGGCTTCCGGACACCGCTCGATACAGTGGTCGCGACGCATTGGTCGAGATCCTCGGCGCGAAGCCGACGGGGGTCGAGCAGTTCCAGTGCTTCGCCGTCCCCGGCCACAAGGCCGACTTCGGCGTGATGCTGGCCGGGACCGACATCAAGGCGATCCACGGCGTGCAGAACGCGCTCGCGGCCTCACCGCTGGGGCCCGCCCTCATCCCGAGCTACTCCTTCTACTCGATCACTGAGGTCTCGGAGTACGTCCCTGACGCCGAGCAGTACGCCGCGATTCTCCGCGACCGAGAGAAGCTCGACCCCGAGAGCAGCATGTTCAAGGCCAAGGTCTCCTCGTACGCCGAGCGCCTGGGGCTGATGAACAAGCACCGGATGTATCCCGAGTTCCCCGACTGGCCCTGCTTCTGCTTCTACCCCATGAGCAAGATGCGCCAGGGGGAGCAGAACTGGTATCTGCTCCCCTTCGCCGAGCGTTCCGAGTTGATGTCCCAGCACGGCCGTTCCGGGATGGCTTATGCCGGGAAGGTCAGCCAGGTCATCACGGCTTCGACCGGCCTGGACGACTGGGAATGGGGCGTCACTCTTTGGGCGAAGAATCCCCTCTTCCTCAAGGACATCGTCTACACGATGCGCTTCGACGAAAGCTCGGCCAAGTACGCCCTCTTCGGCGACTTCTACTTCGGCTACATCGTCCCGCCCGCCGAGCTAGCCGACGTCCTCAAGATCTGA